In one window of Pseudodesulfovibrio sediminis DNA:
- a CDS encoding two-component system sensor histidine kinase NtrB, with amino-acid sequence MTPSTTLSDLIGIEHSKLGFFQELQHTIEELQAANEESESQRREIAAILDGITDVMMVLSENLRIISVNHVFRKLFKGVEPEGKYCYELFRNSVDACPECPAFRSLSTNKVCKELAFFRIDGRKHQFEMIASPLKSTGSSENRVLIFKRDVTMEKEYQAKYYQAEKMATVGTLATGVAHEVNNPLMAISGYAEGIQRRLDKLPEDVPTDLKEEFAEYTDTILKECNRCQEIVKSLLNFGHPANSVFGIVNVNGVVKETLNILGYHLKRSRKLTLDIDLSEDLPLIYADEPRLKQVMLNLMTNATDALQGKEGTISVRTRMISSGAIVFEVEDSGSGISPAIQDRLFDPFFTTKPVGKGIGIGLSTCYNIVKEHNGEIDVLSETGKGSLFRVTLPIQQD; translated from the coding sequence ATGACTCCGTCAACGACACTCAGTGACCTAATAGGCATCGAGCACTCAAAGCTCGGTTTCTTCCAGGAACTCCAGCACACCATCGAGGAGTTGCAAGCGGCCAACGAGGAATCCGAAAGCCAGCGCAGGGAAATCGCAGCCATCCTGGACGGCATTACCGACGTCATGATGGTTCTCTCGGAAAATCTGCGCATCATCTCCGTGAACCACGTCTTTCGCAAACTGTTCAAGGGTGTAGAGCCTGAAGGCAAGTATTGTTACGAACTGTTCCGCAACTCGGTTGACGCCTGTCCCGAGTGTCCGGCATTCCGCTCCCTGTCCACAAACAAGGTGTGCAAGGAGCTGGCCTTCTTCCGCATCGATGGAAGAAAACACCAGTTCGAAATGATCGCGTCTCCGCTGAAAAGCACGGGCAGCTCGGAAAACCGGGTACTCATTTTCAAGCGCGATGTGACCATGGAAAAAGAATACCAGGCCAAATATTATCAGGCAGAAAAAATGGCCACGGTCGGCACCCTGGCCACAGGCGTCGCCCATGAGGTCAACAACCCGCTCATGGCCATTTCAGGCTACGCCGAGGGCATCCAACGCCGTCTGGACAAGCTCCCCGAAGACGTTCCCACAGACCTTAAGGAAGAGTTCGCAGAATACACGGATACCATTCTCAAAGAGTGCAACCGTTGCCAGGAAATCGTGAAAAGCCTGCTCAACTTCGGGCATCCGGCCAACTCGGTGTTCGGCATCGTCAACGTCAACGGTGTCGTCAAGGAAACGCTCAACATCCTGGGCTACCACCTGAAACGCTCGCGCAAGCTCACTCTGGACATCGACCTGAGTGAAGACCTGCCGCTCATCTATGCGGATGAACCCCGGCTGAAACAGGTCATGCTCAACCTGATGACCAACGCCACCGACGCCCTGCAGGGCAAGGAAGGCACCATCAGCGTCCGCACCCGCATGATCAGCAGCGGCGCCATCGTCTTTGAAGTGGAGGATTCCGGATCGGGTATCTCGCCCGCGATCCAGGATCGCCTGTTCGACCCGTTCTTTACCACCAAACCGGTTGGCAAAGGCATCGGTATCGGGCTGTCCACCTGCTACAACATCGTCAAGGAGCACAACGGCGAAATTGACGTGCTCAGTGAAACCGGGAAAGGCTCACTATTCAGGGTAACCCTTCCCATTCAACAGGATTAG